The genomic stretch CCGCAGGCCCAGGCCGCCCGCCGCGCGGTCCGTCAGGGCCAGGTCGGTCAGGGCCTGCGTGACCTCGCGCGCGTAGCCCTGCCCGGCGTGCGCCGTGGCGATCCAGTACCCGATCTCGCCCTTCGGCACGCGCCAGTTCAGCGCGTGGTACCCGCTGCTGCCCACCAGTTCGGTGCCGTCAGCGTTCCACACGTGGTAGCGCAGGTTCTCCCGCGAATCGAAGCGTTCGGCGGCGCCCGTCAGGTTCTCGCGGGAGGCCTCCAGGGTCATGGGCGCCTGCGCCCACGTCATCCACGCGCGCAGTTCGGGCAAGGAGGCGTTCACGGCGGCCACCAGCGCCTCCGCGTCCGCCGGGTCGGGGCGGCGCAGGCGCAGGCGGGGCGTGACGATCTCGGCGGGCACGGTCAGGTCGGTGGGCAGCGCAGGCATGCCGGGCAGTCTAGGCGCGCCGCGCTCCACGCGCCTGCGCACAATGGCGTGCCGGTCACCGTTGCCCTGGCCCCACCCGGTGCGGCATACTGCCCGGGCCGCGGGCGCGGCGTCCCACGAGAGACGCCCCCGACGACAACCGAACACCCGGAGCCGGGCCGCGTCCTGCGCGTCCCCTCCCACCCCGGCAGGCCCCGCGCCCGCCGCCGGTTGTCACGGCACCCCACGAGGTGCGACATGACTCCACAATCCCTGACCCGCGCGCAGCAGTACCGGCGCGAATGGCTGGCTCAACCCCGCGCGGACATCCTGGCCGGCCTGGTCGTCGCGCTGGCCCTGATCCCCGAGGCGATCGCGTTCTCGATCATCGCGGGCGTGGACCCGCAGGTGGGCCTGTACGCGTCGTTCATCATCGCGATCGTCACGGCGTTCATCGGCGGGCGGCCCGGCATGATCAGCGCCGCGACCGGCGCGATGGCGCTGCTCATGACCGGCCTCGTGAAGGAACACGGGCTGGCGTACCTGTTCGCCGCGAGCGTCCTGACGGGCGCGCTGCAGGTCGCGTTCGGCTGGGCGGGCCTGGCCCGCTACCTGAAGTTCGTGCCGCGCAGCGTCATGACCGGCTTCGTGAACGCCCTGGCCATCCTGATCTTCCTGGCGCAGCTGCCGCAGCTGATCGGCGCGAACGTGCAGACGTACGCGATGCTCGCGGCCGGGCTGGCCATCATCTACCTGCTGCCCCGCGTGTTCCGCGCGGTGCCCAGCGCCCTGGTCGCCATCGTGACCCTGACCGCCGTGTCGGTCCTGACCGGCGCGGACGTCCGCACCGTGGGGGACATGGGGACCCTGCCGGGCACGCTGCCGCCCCTGGCGCTGCCGCAGGTGCCGCTGACCCTGGAGACGCTGGGCATCATCCTGCCCGTCTCGCTGACGCTGGCGCTCGTGGGTCTGCTGGAGAGCCTGCTGACCGCGCAGCTCATCGACGAACGCACCGATACCACCAGCGACAAGAACACCGAGGCCCGCGCGCAGGGCGCGGCGAACATCATCACCGGGTTCTTCGGCGGGATGGCCGGGTGCGCCATGATCGGCCAGAGCATGATCAACGTCACCAACGGCGGCCGCGGGCGGCTGTCCACCTTCACGGCGGGCCTGGGCCTGCTGATCCTGATTCTGGCGCTGCAACCCCTGCTCGTGCAGATTCCCATGGCGGCCCTCGTGGCGGTCATGATCGTCGTATCGGTCAGCACCTTCGACTGGCGCAGCCTGCGTGACCTGCGCGTCACGCCCCGGGGCGAGGTGCTCGTCATGCTGAGCACCGTGGCCGTCACGGTCTTCACGCACGACCTCAGCCGGGGCGTGCTGGTCGGCGTGATCCTCAGCGCGCTGCTGTTCGCCCGGCAGGTCTCGAACGCGTCCCGCGTGACCGTCAGCGACACCGGCGGCCTGCGCACGTACCACGTGCAGGGGCAGCTGTTCTTCGTGAGCACGCACGACTTCCTGCGGCAGTTCGACTTCACGCACGCGGGCCCCGTCGTGATCGACCTGAGCGGCGCGCACCTCTGGGACGGGTCCGCCGTGGCCGCGCTGGACAAGGTCCTGGCCCGCTTCACCCGCCAGGGCCAGCCCCCCACCCTGCTGGGCCTGAACGAGGCGTCCGCGACCCTCTTCCGGCGCCTGAGCAGCCCCGGTGGCGCCTCCGCCGGGCACTGACCCACGGACCGGACCGGCCACTCCAGCCCACCGGCCGGTCAGTGCCCATGACCGGCCGGTGCTCGGTTCACGCGGAGGTCATGTCGTCCAGCGGTGCTCGTAGCAGTACGCCCAGTCCTCGCCGGGCTCGGCGCTGCGGATGACCGGGTGCCCCTGCCCCTGCGCGTGGCGGGTCGCGTGGCGGTTCTTGCTCGAATCGCAGCAGCCGACGTGCCCGCAGGTCATGCACACCCGCAGGTGCACCCAGGTGTCCCCGGCGGCCACGCACTCCAGGCACACGTCCGCCTCGGGCGTGACCGGCCCGGCGTTGTGCGCGGCGTGCTCGCACTGGGCGCGCTGCGCAGCACTCAGGGTCACGGGCGGGTGCTCGGCGAGGTGGCGGGACAGCTGCGCCCGCGTGACCTCCGGCGGGGTGAGCAGGTCGAGGATGCCTGCCGCGACCTCCCGGTGCGCGCTCAGGACGTGCTGGGCGCCCAGCGCCTGCAACCCCGCAAACCCCTCGGGCGAGGTGGCGCGCGTGATGACCTGCACCTGCGGCGCGACCGTGCGCAGCACACTCAGGGTCCGTTCGGTCATCTCGGTGTCGTCGTCCGCGATGACCACCGCGCGGGCCGAGTCGATGCCCAGGTCCCGCAGCAGCCCCGCGCGGGTGTAGTCCGCGATCAGGACCGGCGCGCCGCGCCCCTGGAGTTCACTCGCGCCGTCCGGACTGCGGGTGAGCACCGAGTACGGCTGCCCGGCGCGGCTCAGGGCGCGGGCCGACAGGCGGGCGTGCGCGCCGTACCCCAGGAACACCACGCGGCCCGCGACCGGCAGGCCATGCGCGCCGTCCCCGTGCGCCTCCCCGCCGGACGGCCCGGCACCTGCTGCCGCCGTGCCAGCTCCCCCGGGGGCAGGGGAGGGGAGCCGGGCCAGCAGCGGCCCGCCCAGTGCCGCCAGGGCCGGGGTCAGCGCCATCAGGAGCACCGTCGCGGCGATGAACACCCCCGAACCCTGCTCGCCCAGCCCGGCGAAACTCAGGCCCAGGGCCGCGCCGGTCGTGGCGAGCACGAACGAGAACTCCCCGACCTGCCCGGTCAGCAGCGCCACGGGCAGCGCCGTGCGCCAGTCCTCACCCAGCAGCCGCACGCTGAGGGACGTCACGAGCACCTTCAGCAGCGTGATCAGCGCCGCCGCGCCCAGCACCAGTCCCAGGTGACTCAGGACGAACCGCAGGTCCAGCTGCACCCCCACCGACAGGAAGAACGCCGCGCTGAACAGGATCTGCAGCGGCAGAATCTCACCCATCGCCTGCGCGCCGTAACGGCTCTCACTGACCAGCAGGCCCGCCAGGAACGCCCCCAGCGCCAGACTCACGCCCGCCAGCGCGGTCAGGCTGGCCGTGCCGAAGCACAGCGCCACGACCGCCAGCAGGAAGATCTCCGCGCTGCACGTCCGCGCCACGACCTCCATCAGGGGCGGCACCACCCGCCGCGCCGCGACGAGCACCAGCGCGATGATCCCGCCCGCCTTCGCCAGTGCGATCAGCACGCCCGCCGCGCCGCCCCCCTGCCCGGCCAGCATGGGAATCAGCAGCACCATCAGCACCACCGCCAGATCCTGGAAGATCAGGATGCCCAGACTGACCTGCCCGGTGCGGGCGTTCGTCTCGCCCCGCTCGCCCAGCAGTTTCATCACGATCGCGGTGCTCGACAGGGCCAGCAGGCACCCGGTGAATGCGGCGTCCGCCGCGCCCACCCCGAGGGCCAGCAGCGCACCCGCTGCCGCCAGAACGGTCAGGCCCACCTG from Deinococcus soli (ex Cha et al. 2016) encodes the following:
- a CDS encoding GNAT family N-acetyltransferase encodes the protein MPALPTDLTVPAEIVTPRLRLRRPDPADAEALVAAVNASLPELRAWMTWAQAPMTLEASRENLTGAAERFDSRENLRYHVWNADGTELVGSSGYHALNWRVPKGEIGYWIATAHAGQGYAREVTQALTDLALTDRAAGGLGLRRLEIRCDPANGRSARIPPALGYALDARLVNDDVTADGSGVRDTLIFSRVR
- a CDS encoding SulP family inorganic anion transporter is translated as MTPQSLTRAQQYRREWLAQPRADILAGLVVALALIPEAIAFSIIAGVDPQVGLYASFIIAIVTAFIGGRPGMISAATGAMALLMTGLVKEHGLAYLFAASVLTGALQVAFGWAGLARYLKFVPRSVMTGFVNALAILIFLAQLPQLIGANVQTYAMLAAGLAIIYLLPRVFRAVPSALVAIVTLTAVSVLTGADVRTVGDMGTLPGTLPPLALPQVPLTLETLGIILPVSLTLALVGLLESLLTAQLIDERTDTTSDKNTEARAQGAANIITGFFGGMAGCAMIGQSMINVTNGGRGRLSTFTAGLGLLILILALQPLLVQIPMAALVAVMIVVSVSTFDWRSLRDLRVTPRGEVLVMLSTVAVTVFTHDLSRGVLVGVILSALLFARQVSNASRVTVSDTGGLRTYHVQGQLFFVSTHDFLRQFDFTHAGPVVIDLSGAHLWDGSAVAALDKVLARFTRQGQPPTLLGLNEASATLFRRLSSPGGASAGH
- a CDS encoding cation:proton antiporter, with protein sequence MTVRGWMWGALALTGVAGAEGTAAEAAHAGPPAFLVQLTLLLIVSALAAYGSFRLRLLPIIGFLLAGVLVGPGALGLIRDPQLIAAASEVGVMLLLFTIGIEFSLERLSRIARLIFLGGGLQVGLTVLAAAGALLALGVGAADAAFTGCLLALSSTAIVMKLLGERGETNARTGQVSLGILIFQDLAVVLMVLLIPMLAGQGGGAAGVLIALAKAGGIIALVLVAARRVVPPLMEVVARTCSAEIFLLAVVALCFGTASLTALAGVSLALGAFLAGLLVSESRYGAQAMGEILPLQILFSAAFFLSVGVQLDLRFVLSHLGLVLGAAALITLLKVLVTSLSVRLLGEDWRTALPVALLTGQVGEFSFVLATTGAALGLSFAGLGEQGSGVFIAATVLLMALTPALAALGGPLLARLPSPAPGGAGTAAAGAGPSGGEAHGDGAHGLPVAGRVVFLGYGAHARLSARALSRAGQPYSVLTRSPDGASELQGRGAPVLIADYTRAGLLRDLGIDSARAVVIADDDTEMTERTLSVLRTVAPQVQVITRATSPEGFAGLQALGAQHVLSAHREVAAGILDLLTPPEVTRAQLSRHLAEHPPVTLSAAQRAQCEHAAHNAGPVTPEADVCLECVAAGDTWVHLRVCMTCGHVGCCDSSKNRHATRHAQGQGHPVIRSAEPGEDWAYCYEHRWTT